GGCCGGCGGTCAACAGCGCGCCAGCCCCCTACAACCCCGAAGACCCCCACGGTGAGTACCGACGTGCTCTTAAGCGCCGCGAGTCCGAATAGCCCATGAACGAATTCGAAGTCGAAACGCTCGCGGAGCCGTCGCTCTCCGATCCGGTGTTGATCGAGGGGCTTCCGGGTGTCGGCCACGTCGGCAAGCTCGCGGCCGAACATCTCCTCGAAGAGTTCGAGAGCGAGCCGGTTAGACGGATCTACTCCGAGCACTTCCCACCCCAGGTCAACGTCGAGGACGGCCGCGCGAAACTCGCTTGCGTCGAACTCCACGCAGTGGAGGCGGGCAACGAGGACCTCCTCGTGCTCACCGGCGATCACCAGCCCCAGGAATCCACCGGCCACTATCACC
This sequence is a window from Halococcus salifodinae DSM 8989. Protein-coding genes within it:
- a CDS encoding RNA-protein complex protein Nop10 translates to MKSAILVCEAWRSTHDRPVYTLSETCPECGGPAVNSAPAPYNPEDPHGEYRRALKRRESE